Within Spinacia oleracea cultivar Varoflay chromosome 4, BTI_SOV_V1, whole genome shotgun sequence, the genomic segment AGAAAGAGGTTGCACCTGAGGTTAAGAAGGGAACAAAaattcaagtaccacctattgtaCTCTCCTTCCCAAACCgtcaactcaagaataagctaggcaagtagtttggtaagttcttggaTGTGGTCAAAAATCTGCAGGTATATGTTCCTTTTACTGAGTTAAATTAAAAgttcctgcatatgctaaattcatgaaagatatatTGACCAGAAAACGTGCCTATTGTGAGGTTGAGACTATGGCTTTTACTAAAGAGTGTAGTGCTCTattacaaaataagtctccacctaagCTTAAGGACCCCGAGGGTTTTTCTATCCCATGTAATATTGGCACTGTGTTTATTAAAGCCTTATGTGATCTAGGTGTTAGTTTGTCTGttatgcctttgtctgtctgtacaaaattgaaaattaatgAGTTTAAAGTTACCAATATTACTTTACAAATGGATGACCGTTCTGTAAAATACCCCCTGGGTGTTTTAGAAGatgtccctgttagagtagttACATTTTATATATTTATGGACTTTGTTGTGCTAGATATGCAATAGGACACCCAAATTCCCGTTATTttgtaggggtttacagttaaatacataacatgataacGGAATAACCCCAAATCCAGGAAgaatgtataaagtacagatcaagcggtacttacatttgtagcgtgttttccctagttcaacgaatcacgaGCACAAACAAGAACTACAAatttcgttcctctacttggttcctCGACACATTCTGATCCGTCTAGAGATTAATGGCTTTGACATCACTCaagatattttttctttttgggaagaacacaatCATGGAGGCAAAGagtgaattagggtttctctttcctCTTAGGGTTGTGTGTACAATCTGAATTGTGTGTATGGAAACATGTATTTAggtaattaaaataacctaaacatttaagcaagcaaaccgaccaaggcctaaggctattggccggccagcaagcccacgagGGGCATTAGGCGCACACAGCAAGCTGGGCCGCCGGGCGCGAGCTGCTGAGCTTGCCTTGTGCCTTGTCCGCGCACGCCACACAACAGCTATGCCTATGGGCCAGCGCTACATTGCCATGCGCGTTGCACCCATGGGCCTTGTGCTTGTGCGCTCCCGATCATTGGTTGCTTTCGTACTGCGAACAAATTATCTTTCGTTAACTTTATTAATCGTTTTGTACTTGACGATCTAaagtcgtacgatacgattattcgtctcgcctagcttacaaatATACGTAACAccatatacgatttcacgatctaaTGTTTggtcgtataattatgttttccaaatcaatttcccgaaaagctattaaatgaatttcaaattcatttaatccggtgatctgttatatgccaatggtgtgaccttataggttcagtcaagagtaagctgtgagcctaattaaGATTAGTACTCactaatcggaagcattgctccagccaactgttccgatcacttgatctaactgaattaatggttcgtaattaatctgaaccttggtattggaccAATGCACTTTGGGTGGAGGATATATTTCTTtctgtctcccacttgtcattcagacaagtgtgcattctgATTTCTTTGTCTcttggtgttacttactgaacatcaagtaagatccaagccatccttattaggtcaagaagtgtttctcgaattactaagttcaactgttaaacttttacagatgGTTaatccttaaccattctgagcacggccatgcattttcactgTATCTAACGCTTCGAGAAgcttgtacaacaacaacaccatatcctatcaaagataggaggaaaatcccttcttgtaacttatgaacAACTTACTTTATTTGATtgatagtacgcccaataacttcttttatagtctccttttacggtgcgacgtttagcgagcatcaaagcgaactaattctcaaacaagcagccATAACTACTCAGGTTGTGAGGACTAggttccaatcaccattaaCGAAAACTaattatgacatgactttaatctgttaaagtgttctcatggtcattccgatacaagatccagtaagtatctatgcaaatgatttctgacatccagtccatccagtttaagaaactgaactataaatcaacttatAATCTAATCTTAATTATTCATTGGTCGTCCAaactttcaatgacctggattagggatcattttgtgattcaatattcaagttcacttatgggtgtttctttgtcaaagaatccatcttgacatcccatttgaatgttttgaataacTTGGactttatcatttaatactaaaccaagattaaatgaaatatgaaattgtgagggggtcgaaaaagcacgaggctaatgcgtgacctcgtccctcgtgggcgtgacgttgtcagatcaagtgtaattggatttcctgtgagtttacacccaatcgactagtaatataggagtcgccattcagtttttaacgacaatgagaaaaactgacaacacccggttatcgtgacataaagggagtgccattatgttcgaccacgacgaccataggttcccttgtgatccctggtgtggggatcgctcaacgtacacccgcagggcagagattgagagttcgggggactgtaactaccgagaggagtgctcatcgataatactccaaaGGCAGGTTATCATTACTAgcccaacataaataattgaagggatatgcgttaaactattaaactattctgaattgattttagcaatatgcaacacataatactaaatcgatcgtgattatcttatttagattgatttaaggtacctagcatgataattcaattgtccagggtattatcttattaggcgtgatagatcaatcaaattaatagtttgacaattttataaaagggtgatggaagcgattaaatcatatgagggacacattacaacgcacccttgagaggtgcgttgtggttctcagaaaactaaccacttggctttgctatttctccttttatttagcgaatctcgggtttccaagcaatgttccagtatttaggattaattcatcaagctacaaggggcggGATGCGTTCTgatcgacttttgggtcgattgcgacagaacgccggatcaatttcgcagcgtgaggcttaggcttaaggctagattcaatactcagattatggaattgtgtgttattttcatgtcggttttaggctgtatttataggaaaagagtgtgtggaaatatagattttaagatacgaatccaaaaagaatccggagataaaacggccccaggcactttcatcgcccaaggctgggcgccgaagatttcggcgcccagatccaggcgttgaaaatgggaccTGGGCTgagttcttgtcagatttggactcttagaacacggagctttttgggagatttatctgagccttttagtgcgtattaacttatgacggaatgcgtctgggcccgttacgaactctaggttcgttaggaatttaattaataccaggaatagaattcctttgtaaattctatctctttaggatttatgttggagtgcaacaactcattctgacaggtttatatcttttatgattttgccacttttaacaactaccttttacgatagttactattcttagcaggtttctataaatagtagctttggctgacaatgaaagggtgattgagattcgttattttataggagatgcgttgccaagtggagatttatgttctcatcatcgaaccatccctttcgggaatggggacaaaagtaggcgtctacagttagcccccactttgactgagtctcgagatgagacgatggtcaaagtactagacagagtgcgtcatacaagccatggtgtatgtgacctgttttgcgagggtctcacgagcccccgagtgataacatttgacttaagggtcatcacttgaagtgttaacacattcctcacgagTCAtttgaatttgttaactgatagtatagaaactccctcactttgtcattggaagtatctaaagatgttttcgaaatcaaagctataaagtgtaactaggcctggccaagcccattCACAAGGTAaaacatttttaaagattctcattttcagggttagctaaacgagaaaacccccttgtttttataggacgtaaaacgaaggaaaatccagcacatcgctctttttttggaaaagcggaaaaccaatcctttgatttttggaaaagggaaatcatcctttgatttttggaaaagggaaaccatcctttgatttttggaaaagggaaaccatcctttgattttcggaaaaagcaaaccatccttttatttttggaaaagggaaccaggaaaagttatcggtGCAGCgaataaggacctgcgcggttagtgacgcagaccccgcccgctgaaggtgggcgagcctgtccgctgagggtggacaccccgtccgatagaagtggacgaatctgttttgatgttttgaaaataagggcctacgcggtttgtggcgtagacccaGCCGGccgaagatggcgagcctgtttttgttttgaagattttattttctttttattttcgaaaactgagaacctgcgcggttagtgacgcagaccccgcccgctggaggtgagcgaacctgtattcgtcttttcgatttgggactcacGTGGTTCGTGGTGCGATCTTACCCGATCGAGGTGGGacagtccctatttcatttattcttgggatttgttttgagaatttctttttattcattcttgtaagagcgaattctttcgagggatgctcggatttagctgcaacctgaatgtgggttggcaacgtgtctaaacAGACCATTGTTTCGTGGTCGTCtgcctttcgtggttttgaacaagtctttacggctcataggatgtatgtcaccgcttagaactggcctagttatgccattacttgggtccttgtgAAATGACCGGTTGGACCATACGTGAATGTTAATGGAGACCTTTTGCTTTGAGGTCGAGTTCatttttgaatttgtccaagcacgggacgTAGCTTGGAAACGTTGTTTCAACTTGCATCCCTTTTTTGAAAggcatattttctttctttcgagcccccaagcatttgtACTTGGTGGTCGTTCTTTGCCAAGAGAAggacgtattttataacgtccttaatcgtgtttgggatcgtgctcgtaagtgcgagcgatctttgtagtggtatgctactttgatgaagtcgtggagtgcgacttcattttcagggcgacaaagtttgcttcatttttcaataattaatacatcgagcttactttggcctggattgatctttttgacaaataaacgctttttaatttgagaaaccaacgacttgattaatttttttttttgtgtttcgaagaatgatcttgattattattttttctatattgccttgaaaaatgtacacatatttttttcttgagatgagtctaagtttcgacaagctttaacatttgttttcactattcgggctctaaaggtgctttgggcttgatcttgattacaacagggcctcgtgtctactaacacggttttaagtcctttcccactccgcgttttgaaggatccgggccttgggctacatttccggcgcccccagccaggcgttaaaaatttcggcgcccagccttgggcgttGGAAATTCTATTTTGGCAGTTTTTCTTAGttccggatttcttaacgcgtttccgaatgggattaggatgtcactggatgctttcgtgtatatataggggttaagtacgtctttctttttcaccactctcaatcttcctctcttttgcaaTTGCTTGGCTTTTATTCTTCCCTACTCTttccatgtcgattcctcccttctccctccaacgagttgttaggcgctggctaagagccattaatcccacagaaaaggctttgttgaaaggataccacttagaggcattcttaggcttacaacaaattaatattgattataattttctgtatgcggccctaaacttttgggattctgatcaccatgtttttgtctttcggggcaatgaaggatgccctttgccagatgaatttgccgtgatccttggttatcctaccaatgctactcctgctacccctggcactgttgaagagggtaaaacaactataggggctttcctaggactagatgctaacatgctcgctgagatcgttgtgggtgataaggttaatttggcaaagcttgtaaaacatcactttagacctagtaaaaatatgaccgaacagaaattgaatattcgagcacttgtattctgcttgttgaaccactatttactgtcgaataacaatggcgagttcggtgacataaggttgatccccttgatcagcTAGATGGAGtgttgctattccattatgccgttggttgttgccgagaccttactgagtgcggatgagttaaaaaaggatgccaagtctgaaatttttaaggggagccccatattgctgcaggtaatcgatcgtttattcgcgcacatattttttcttttttcgtttGCCTCGACAGTCCCCTGCCtagagctgattttcagcgcccagagctgggcgtcggaatttttggcacctggtcctgggcgttgaaagtgcgtcccaggcaggactttcgtttattaatatttttctgatcgttcccgtttttttgcagatttggctcatggaacgacttagacttttagaagctcctgccgatcccaaacattatcgccctatagccttgggtaaccgaaagtatttgcatcAAGgacaggacgaggccgagtgggcctcctatttcactcatggcatatgctctattaagtgggtggtaccgtggtggggtttgactaatatgtcggggggttccgaggtgttagtttatgtttctttgttggggctatctcgacccgtttacatctttccttaccgagtcatgcgaaaatacggcttaaggcagcctatcccgttttccgatacggtaccacctaaagtagcggtattttcacaagcacgggttcaagcgtgggctaagtattatggtggcctccagcgttggaccgtggctacagatggctttgtgggtctttccgaaaactacaagttgtggatgagttccgatgataaggatgtgagaactaaggctcgaaatgaagagccggctgagcttttgaggcctcgaggtagggctaagtatgagagccgtgatccttctaatcctcgcgaccatggtattaagactgtaaaagctcgtcctgatcgaaagcgaaaggaagttcctccccattccagttctaggcctaaaaaggtgcctaacatgaaggggcctgccattcacaaaagaaatgcaagttctcgcggagatcgtcgccggaataatgtatgggttaggaaagtacagcccctagtagaaccagtggctaatccaattgatattgataatccttcccctaccattgtttgtgcccttgaggctgagcgggctatagctgttcaaattgaaaatgtttctgaggccttggcatccttggaagttaatgtcaaggagcctgttcttatggagattgatataggggcagcgcagaagcctgtgggggtggaccctgcgaacattgccctctacaaaactttatttgatgatccggaagaactcgagtagtgtagttcttgttagggtgtaggtgccctttatttatttcagttgtgtttgtttttcattccttagcactttttgttttccttcttattatttttaaatattaataaaggcgtaattttatttttcttgttttcgttttgctttttttatttttttatttgctcatttccaacacttatgcacattatattttttatttgattggaccgaatccataaatagggtggcctacgtatccttgttaaataactttaacttagaatcaggtcgcgcgtagttctagctagaataaattctaggatgccgaattcgataagtatgttctgagatggaaacatattatttgaaacgatagaataagtgaagtttattattattttaatctgctgctttgccgtaagccatgtACTTTGcacaaaatcttttcatgtgttttttttttggtacgtatatttggatttttggtacgtatatctgaatacatgttgtacccccccaagtgttcgttatttttccgtgtatgtgcggataaaatgacgagcacttctgggcaaaatttggcaagcatagagagattcagcgcccaggctagggcgttaaagatttcgacgctcagctctgggcgctgaaaatgatttctgggcagatttcttggcgcgttgcttcttttccttcacatgttcttgcgtttatttcttttttattgtttcattttactttttattcgtcagaaatcaattttgacgctatttcggaagctttttggactgttagagtttagacgcattttcgtccggattaattttttctattcgcgACTTGAAacggttttgaaaatggagttagggtgcggaagatatgaagatctttgcgtaggctttttgggtgggttgaggtgcgttgTTGTTAATGATGAGAAAgatttgattatgttttatgattttttttttagcaacatttgcattgtttggatttgatttctttggtttctttgggttgcacgggtttgacccttatgtcttggaaatatgaaggggatggtatggtttattttgtggattttcgggaattggtttcgatgtcacgattcaagaccgagtgggccttgctattgggcctaaagtgggccgcttccttacattttttgattttttatatttgcaagtatgattagtgcttatttagtgttagaataatattttaggagaaattttacgcctttattaatttggaaagtaaggaaaacacactgaaataaattaatcaatattctaagggttcttaggaccatatctagagctttattctttctatcatctaaagaactactaggagttttgctaaagtgctctctacggctcaagccttgggtttagtctcgtagaactttggtccttcgcctgtactcatcttgaactctattccctttgcgttgacccactaacatgtcttcacccctccgttctcgacctcttctagtgttgacgtaggagcgattaaccgagttggattgaaaccttcatcttgtagagctagggtagtcatcacagtctcgtcctccataggcctcgattcgttaaacaatgtccatagagcttggtcgTCCActatttcagttgtttcagtcttggtgaggtggggtgcctcatccaaagtatgacagtcatggaaattttcaaatccgggctttagcaggccatcctaaacgaagggttcagggaagtcacagcatgggtgttcttctccttcccggacaaacataccgttaagggttctttgatatgggggaagaagggtggcttattttgtcttggctggcttaaggcgtagcctagacaagtggtcagcaatatcttcctccgtttgttcatagcctaggccaaagggagtagatttgttgggtaggggatggaacatgtagtttttcttccttatgcccaatggagttcccgggaaatagccttgagctagcaatattttagggatgacccgggatgcacgcGGACCTAGGaatgctaaattatagtcctcaatgacttggatggtttcatccacttgaaaaccgtaaaggtcttcttcCGTTCCGGCCGTTtcgaccatagtacaactgacgtcaagAGGAGGGGAGCGTATTtctagaattaccccgttatggttaagtttaaccatttggtgcaaggtagaagccacacctcctaaatcatggagccaagggcgtcctaagaggaggttgacagtgggcttgatgtcgattatttgaaactccgtggtacgtgccacgggcccggtttgtattgcgaggttgatttttcccaacacaggccttcgagagttatcataagctcgtaccccttgcgtggaggtttggaagtcatcgcttcctagccccaagcaatgggcggttcgcaatgggcaaacatttaccgctgaaccgttatctacgagtgctagggggatgttttgtcctttgcatccaaccactagatagagggccttattgtgggcgcctccttctttaggtaagtctttgtcagtaaaaactattgctttttcctcaacatctcttgtgacgtggttaaccaacgagtcaggtgtgaagtccgtagggactgagatgaggtaaAGTGAGCGAATcggtttttcacgatgttcctttgaagtgcacatgagatcccagatggtaatctcggctttagttctttttagttgcttcaagagaggattttcgatgaattctgcgacggtggtgtgccgtatgttttcaggagtctgtctaactgggatatcgtccacgggaggtgggcgaatatcttgttggtatacccttccggaccgagtgagattgtcaacttcgggctcttgaggggtggtgtcaatgggagcatgcccgggccaagtttcagtaaagaggtcctggcccgatacttgagacaggtagacatcttcagcatcatcatcccacacatcgcacacttctctctcgatttgatccatagggaccatggccagtggtgcaccttaaggcctaatatacaccgtagggtcaaagttcttattttctggttgatcgagagagatgtgacaagaaccgagtgggctcttgttgttgttgggtttgccaacgttagggagaggtattatttcatcctctatcatatcctggatcgtgttttttagattccagcagttttcggtaTCATGCCCAGTTCCTTGCTGGATtttgcaataggtgccctcgacccaatatttatttttgaatggagggtcgggtgtggggcttatgggccttagctttccttgattggttagtctttggaaggcttgtaccaaagtcgacccgagtggggcaaactttcgatctcggatccactctccagggctccttcgggttggggtttcttctacggcgtggacctcttgggcttgaggcgtgtggcccctgttgtaggtgttacttttgtatgcaggcttgctttgtactgtttttgcgaggtcatcctcgatctttattcctacatcataaacccttttgaaggtatcaaggccgaagtacctaaggtgttgtttattagctgggtctaggttgtcaatgaatttttggaccaattcagtttcaggaggcctattgattagttgggccgcttggtctctccatctagcaaaataggtcttgaaaccttcatttttcttttggaagaggacttccaactcgcacatggtgacttgaaaatccatgtttgacgagtattccttgatgaagacattgacaaagtcctcccaagtggggaagagcttagggtcctggtggtagtaccatttgagtggcacaggttccaaggacaaaggaaaggcaggcaaatacatgaacttgtccacacctttcaagttcatggcattcacaaagctcaagagatgatcacggggattgtccgtggctttgaactttggtaagtcggatgaactaaacttttccggtagattgccaggaaaaggtttaggatcgagggagaaatacttgctccccatggtttgctgcagaaccattttttcgatcttcttctcgttatcgagttCATTTTTGGCtagcgcagccgctaaggattcgttttccattttcagttgactcataagttgggtcatttggaccatttgatctcgtaattcttccatggacatgtttgagggtgcgaattgaggtgggggaagcggagatccttgaaagggggaatgacggatggagcttggagttactagaccttgtgttggtgatgtagcttcgagacgcactaaccttaaTTTGGTTTTCAGATCgacaccaagtggcagaaccagccctatgcataagacaagctaaagtttaggcccaaagttaagcattacttagtctagacttttgactctttctattggttttctattctcactcttgttggtacacttttggctcttcttttggtcattcttaggattttcgaaacatttgcccgtgtgacattcaaggttattttaattagcatgctcggttttggtgaggaacattgtcgtcataggagttGTTTAATTTgtaagtcgtttttagaatcgGGTGCCTTTTTCATAGGTCCTTGCAGCAAATccgttacgaatttttttattgctacgtatactttgtgcgcgggtaccgaggctgccgtgcgtgaccaaaaggccaggcagcaacttcagcgcgcaacacgggcgttgaaaatgattggcgcccagccaggggcgctgaaaatgcgtccctgactggtactcgtattctgttcgcgtatccttttttcgtatatacgacttgattttgcgtgcttgcctaataacgtcctttacgcgttgtgcggcgttgtgggatccgttacagacTGTCCTGGGCGtcacttatttttgtggcgatcgcccggggttgcggaacacatattttggtacaactctttggccaattggtgtttatgaatgtttgggaaatttttagggtcgttggttttctagtgttatttgtcacacacaaccaCATAATTcgttacacataactaacattacaacatgaagcaaaataatatgtcacgtagtttatgataggcttctatgggta encodes:
- the LOC130471946 gene encoding uncharacterized protein → MHVDDSEVSISGPLDKVNEKVVTGKIIDEKVAHEKEVAPEVKKGTKIQVPPIVLSFPNRQLKNKLGKKRAYCEVETMAFTKECSALLQNKSPPKLKDPEGFSIPCNIGTVFIKALCDLGVSLSVMPLSVCTKLKINEFKVTNITLQMDDRSVKYPLGVLEDVPVRVVTFYIFMDFVVLDMQ